The nucleotide sequence CCTTATCTGCCACAAGTGAATCTGCTGCCTGTATTACTTCATCATTATTAGTTCCGGTCTTTTCCACATACTCGATACCGTTTGCATCGCAATATGCCTTTGCATCTGCTATTGGTGTTGTAGAAGCGTCTTCGCTGTTATTATAGAGAAGACCGATCTTCTTTATGTCAGGATTTACAGTTGTTATAAGATTCATTACAGCCTCTGTATTCAGGGCATCAGAAGTTCCTGTTATATTTGCTCCCGGTGCATCAAGGGACTCTACCAGACCGGCATTAACAGGATCTGAAACCGCTGAAAATACAACCGGTATCTGATTTTCCTCTGTTGCTGTCTGCATTATGAGTGCGGTAGGTGTTGCTATAGGAATGATGATATCAACCTGATCTGCCACAAGGTCAGCTGCTATCTGATTGAGCACAGTAGCATCAGCCTGTCCGTTTGAAGTATAATCTGCATAATCGAAGGTCACTCCAAGCTCTGCACCCTTTGCATCAAGCTCTGCTTCTATTGCCTTCTCTATCTGGTTAAGTGAGGCATCATCCACATACTGGACTATTCCAACCTTATAAGTCTGACCTGCTGACCCAGAGGCTGTTTCTTCCGAACTGTTCCCTTCTTCTGACACTATCGCCGCATCCGTGCTCCCTACTGCAGATGCTGAACTTCCACATCCTGCAGCTGTCATGCTGACTGCTGCCAATGCTGCAGCAGTAATGATCTGTCCCAGTACTCTTCTTTTCATAATCTCTCCTTTAATAACATATGTTATTATCTGACTGCTCCCGTCGGTTTCCGCATCTGTATACCACATGCTGACGCATATTTCAACAGCTGCCGGCTCCTTTACGGCTCCTCCAACTACTTTCTTCAGTAAATTCACAACAATTATTTCTATTGTACGCTGTAAGCGGCTAAAGTGCAAGAAATTGATAAGAATCTGTTCATTATGCACATCTTTATGTGTTATTGTTCACAGGCAATGTCATTCATCCACCGGCAGGCAAGCTTGCCATGGATGATGGCTTTTGACCCTGACATCATGACATTATGCATGGACGATAACTCATCATCAAAAAAGTTAATGAAAATCGCTGCCGTACTATTGACTTATATAAAAAAGAATATTATCATTAAAACAACATTTGATTAATTGTTCAAATGTTATTTTTACTTATCAAATTTATTTTAAGGAGCTCTAATATGAAAAAGAATTATAAAATCGAAGTAGATTGTGCAAACTGTGCTGCAAAGATGGAAGATGCCGCAAACAAAATCCCCGGTATAAAGAATGCCAGTGTTAACTTTATGGCTCTCAAGATGAAGGTTGAATTTGAAGATGGCGCTGACATAGACTCTGTTATGCAAAACGTCAGGGAAAGCTGTAAAAACATCGACGATGATTTTGAAATCTATTTATAAACGTAACTGCATCCACTATATAAGGTTTGCTATTATTCCCGGTTCTAAGGTGACTCAAATGAATAAAAAACAGAAAAAGAACTTAACCAGAATTATTATTTCCACGGTATTAATGATAATCCTGCACTTTCTCCCACTGGCAGGATTACCGCGCTTTGCAGCATATCTCCTGCCCTATCTGATAGTTGGATACGATGTTTTGATAAAGGCATGGAAGGGCGTACTCAAAGGACACGGCATGGACGAATGTTTTCTCATGGCTGTAGCTACTATAGGTGCATTTGTCCTGGCTGTCATTTCCAGCGGAGATTATACAGAAGCTGTAGCGGTTATGCTGTTTTATCAGATTGGCGAATTTTTCCAGGACTATGCAGTTGATAAGAGCCGCAGAAACATTGCCGACCTCATGGACATCCGTCCTGATTACGCCAATATCGAATCAGATGGAAAGCTGACAAAAGTGGATCCCTATGAAGTAGAGGTCGGAAGTACGATCGTTGTCCTTCCCGGCGAAAAGGTTCCCTTGGACGGCATTGTATCCGAAGGTAACTCAACCCTTGATACAGCTGCCCTCACAGGCGAAAGTATTCCGAAAGAGGTTTTTCCGGGTGACGATATCATCAGTGGTTCAATAAATCTCAATAAGGTTCTAAAAGTAACCACAACAAGGGAATTTGATGAATCAACAGCTTCTAAGATCATAGAGCTGGTCGAGGACTCAGGCTCAAGGAAATCGAAATACGAGGCTTTCATCACAAAATTTGCCAGGATCTACACTCCTGCCGTTGTTTACAGCGCTATCGCCCTGGCAGTTATTCCCCCGCTCTTCCAGACTTTCATACTTCATAGCCCGGGTCAGTGGTCTAATTTTATCTACAGGGCACTTACTTTCCTTGTAATAAGCTGTCCATGCGCACTTGTAGTAAGTATTCCCCTGAGCTTCTTTTCGGGTATCGGGGCAGCCAGCAGATGCGGTATTCTGGTCAAGGGCTCTAATTTTATGGAAATTCTTTCAAATACACGCTATGTAGCTTTTGATAAAACCGGAACTCTGACAAAGGGAATTTTTGAGGTTGACGGAATCCATCATTCTACTATGGAGGACAAAAAAATACTCCGTTATGCCGCTCTGGTTGAAAGCGCCTCTTTCCATCCGATCGCGGACAGCCTGAAACGCGCTTATGGGGAAAGCCTGAACCTGAATGAGGTCTCTGATATAGAAGAATTCAGCGGCAAGGGAATAACAGGCATTGTAGATGGTCATAAAATCGCTGTCGGAAACGATAAACTTATGGAATATCTGAATATAAAAGCTATTCCCTGCCATCACACAGGAACGATAATCCATATTTCTTCAGACGGTGAATATCTGGGACATATAGTCATATCTGACCAGCCAAAGGAAAATTCTGCAGAGGCAGTCGAACTCCTTCACAGGATTGGCGTAAAAAGAACCATCATGCTTACGGGAGATTCCAAAAAAATTGCAGAGAAAATCGCCTCAGAGCTAAAAATCGATTCTTTTGTCAGCCAGCTTTTGCCTGCCGACAAAGTAAAGGAAGTCGAAAAGCTTTTGTCTGAAAAGTCTTCCCCTTCGGAAGTTCTTGCCTTCGTTGGTGACGGTATCAACGATGCTCCCGTACTCGCCCGTTCAGATATAGGGATCGCCATGGGTGCCATAGGATCTGATGCAGCCATAGAAGCTGCTGATATCATCCTCATGGATGATGATCCATTAAAGATACCTCTTGCAATCAAAATCTCCAAAAAGTGTCTGAGCATTGTCCGTGAAAATATAGTATTTTCTCTTGGCGTCAAAGGGCTGTGCCTTATACTTGGTGCTTTCGGTATTGCCAATCTCTGGCTGGCTGTTTTTGCCGATGTCGGTGTCATGCTTCTCGCAGTCTTAAATTCGGTGAGAGCTTTAAGCGTCAGAAAATGACACCGAAAACCACAATAAGTCAATGCGCCACACGTGAGAGCCGTACATAAATATTTATAAAGGATTTTGCTATGGATAAAAACGAAAAAATCAAAAACGAAAACTGTTTTCCCTGTGAGGATGAACTATATGATCTTGCTGAGTTATTCCATATTTTCGGGGATTCTACAAGAATAAGGATTCTTTTTACGTTACTTGACAGAGAAATGATCGCAGGCGACATTGCAGAAGCTCTCGGCATGACAGCCTCTGCTGTGTCACACCAGCTTAGAATCCTTAAAGCTTCTCGTCTGGTAGGCTGTCATCGTCAGGGCAAGGAAATCATTTATTTTCTGGCAGATGACCATGTAAAAAAAATACTCTCTATCGGGATCGAGCATCTCGAAGAAAAGTAATGATTTTATTGAAATAAAAAAGAACTGCATAGCAGTTCTTTTTTAGTCGGAGTGACGTGATTCGAACACGCGGCCTCTACCTCCCTAAGATAGCGCTCTAGCCAAACTGAGCCACACCCCGATCTCATATTTAATTCCGTCTCTCTCGAGCCGACTTTATTAGTATACTCATTCGGTATTCATCTGTCAAGCTATTTTTTTATTTTTACAATCTAATTTTTTATTTTTACAATCTCTTGGTCATTTTTGAACCTATTCAGTTAGTAGTCAGCACTTTGCTGCAAAAATCTATATAAATATAATAATATTTCTCAAAAAGAGTATACATTGTTTGAAAAGTAAAAGAATGATATATAATAGTTAGCGTAGACTAACAAAAATATATAAGGAGATAAAATATATTATGGATATAACATTTGGAGATATTCAGGAAACAGCTCTCATCCCACTTGCCATAAAGGCAAGTGAAACTGTTCGTAAGAACGCACGTATCAGGGATTCAAAGGCGAAAGAAATCATAGATACCCTCGGTGTCGATGTCAGCAAGTATGATCCTTTTTTGTCGCATGAAGGTGTCGTAGCCAGAACTTTAATGTACAGAAACGAATTGAAACGACTCATCCGTCTTTATCCTGATGCCGAATGCATAAACCTCGGATGCGGATTTGATGATAAGTTCTCTCAGGTTGATAACGGCAGGATACTATGGTTCGATGTAGACCTGCCTGATCAGATTGAAGTCAGACGTAAAGTATATACAGATAGGGACAGATGTACCATGCTTTCCGGAAGTGCCTTAGACAACACATGGACTAAATCAGTTCCTAAGAGAAATATGACTATTGTGATAATGGAAGGCGTACTTGAATATTTTCAGAAAAATCAGGTAAAAACATGTCTAAATATGCTCTGTGACAGCTTTGAACATGGTTATCTGCTTGCAGAGCTGCATTCACCATTCCTGGAGAAACACGGAAAGCATCATGATGCGGTAAAGCATACAAATGCGGCCTTCGGATGGGGAACTAAAACCGGAGCGGAGTATCTGGAGCTTGAACCCCGAATGAATCTGATTTCAGAAACAAGTTATAATGATGAAATGAAGAAATACTCCATTCGTGGAAAGATATTTGCAATAATCGGAAAAAATATCAACAACAGACTTGCTGTTTTTAAATGGTAAGTCACTACTGCTGCAAGCATCAAATCTGTTTTGACGGAAAATAACGATAAAGTGTCATATCTTTATATCCGCTGATTTTTGCAATCTTATCATTTTTTAAGATGTTAAACAATACGAACAGAGTAAGCTCAATCCTGTATCTTCTACAGGATTGAGCTTTTATCACATCACTTGACTTTAATTTTTATATTGTATTTCTTGTTCAGATACTTGTAGCGTACCTTTATGCTGTCGCTTTCCTTCGGGTCGATTATAATCGAATTGTCGGAAATTCTCGCCTGGGGAGTGCTGCTGCTTTACGATCGAAAGCTCTCCCGCGTCAATATCCGTACCAAAGAGTTCCTTTACTGTTCTGGTTATCACAACATCACCCTTTGATATCTTTTTTGCCGCTTTTTGTGCCTTCGGCTTCTCAACCGTAAGCACCGTCCTCTACAATTACCTTATATGACGCCGTGACAGAATAATATTCATCTGTCTCTTCTGATATCGCACTGATGACAGTAGTTTCTTCGCTTACCTCACCCCACCCTCTCGTGCGGGGTGAATACGCACTCCGACGCATAAAAAAATCCCGATGGATCGTTTTCCGTCGGGATTTTTGACTTTTTTATATGACAAACTTTGGGCTGATGATCAATGATGACCTCCGCAGCTATGATTTTCATCGTGATGGCCTGAGCAGCTATGCCCCTCTCCGTGATGATTACACTTCACATCAGGATTGTATTCGAGTTTTCCTTCAAGGTAAGCATTGACTGCATCATCGGCATTTCCGGATACACCACCGTAAAGGGTAATGCCGGCTTCGGAAAGTGCCGCCTGCGCTCCTCCGCCGATGCCGCCGCATATAAGTACATCTACATTTCCACCTAAAAGAAATCCTGCAAGTGCACCATGACCCTGACCGTTTGTATCTACAATTTCCTCATGAATTATCTTGTCCTCATTTATATCGTAGACCTTGAACTTTTCTGTGTGACCAAAGTGCTGGAAAATCTCTCCGTTATCATAAGTTACTGCAACTCGCATTTCTTTTTCTCCTTTTTTTCTTTCACATCTGAAATTATCCTGCTGTGAAATATTAAATTCTACATTTCCACCGGAAATAACCATACTTTTACCTTCCACTAGCATTCGCGCCACTTTCCTTCGGGCATTCTCATATACACTTGTGACTGTTGTTCTGGCAACGCCCATTTTCTCTGCGCACTCTGACTGTGTTAAACCTTCGTTATCCAATAGTCTGATTGTTTCAAACTCATCAAACGAAAGTATGATCGCATCAGAACTGTCTATATGTTCTGACGGTGAAAAGCCAAATTGACCGGGAAGTGCGCAAATTCGTCTGCATTTAGGAAGCTTAGGCATAATACAGCTATTTCTGACATATGTCAATATAGTAAAGATTTTGAGGCTTTAATTGAAAAAACTCAATTAATTCCTTAATAAAACGGGCAGCTTCACCGATATAGTGAAGTAAGGGAAAAAAAGCTTCCCGGCGGAAGTTCTTCCATTAACAAAGGGTGGAATGATTGGTATGGCTCTGATAAAAAGACCTGTAATGATGGTAAATATTATAATAGTTATACTTGAACTGCTTGCGTTCATTCATGATCTGTATGCGTTTCAAGCAGGACTGTTCAGATGGTACACGATAGACAGCAATCTGCTTCAGTTGTTTGTGTCGGTGCTTGTTGTTATCTACTGTTTTAAGGGAACAACTCTTCCGGATTTTGTTACAATCCTGCATTTTATATCAGCGGTTGGTCTTACTGTTACATTTCTTATTGCAGCATTTGTTTTAGCTCCTGAAGGCGGTGTAACTTACTATTTTATACAGGATGTTGCTCCCATAAATCATCTCATCGGTCCGGCACTTTCCATAATTTCTCTTTTATTTTTGGAAAAGGCAGAAAAACTTCCGATCAGGATAATTCTTTATCCCACATATGCAACCCTTTTTTACGGACTTGTATGTCTTGTATTAAATGCACTTAGAATAATGGACGGACCGTATTTTTTCTTAAAAATATATAGTGAAAAAGCCGGAACGATAATCCTATGGTTTATGATAATCACTGTTATGTGTCTGCTCTTCTCATTTGCATATTTTAAAATTAAGTGGCGGAAGGCTGCATCCTAAGTTTTGCCTGCTTTTTGAAAAATGCCGCACCATAACACACTATATTTTCATAGCCGTTCAGCGCATACATATTTCACTTAGCGCTTTAGCACTTTTTTTCTCTTATTCTTTTGAATATAACAAATTGTCTTCTTTCTTCATCCTCGCTGTAATTTAATAGCCCCTTTGCTTCAAGTATTCTATCTATAGCCTGTGCAGGATCCATTGTATGATATGGGAGGAACAATCCTCGCAATTCTTTTGGTTTAATAATCTTATAAACCTGTACAGATGTCTTATCATATGTATATGCAAAGTATCTGTAAATATAACCAATCCAATAGAGTTCATTCAAGGTATATTTAACTGATCCATAATCCGACGGACCATACTCTTCATCTATTAGACTAAAAATATCAGTATCCTGAAGATTACTCTGTAACAAAGACATATTATCGAATAGTTTTGCTGCTTTGCTATTCATAAATCTCCGTATAAACACCTCTGAACTTGTTTCCTGCGCGGTAGCGGAAATTTCAAATACTTTGGCCTGTATCTCACAGAGAAGGAGGCCGTCTTTATCTATTTTTTTCATATCACCATGCAAGCCCTTTCACCATCAGTTCAAAATGTCGTCAATGTATTTTCCCTTTCCCCTGTACTGTCTTCTTGCAAGTTTCACCTTATCATACCCAAGTTTGGTTTCTTCCGTTCTAATATTCATATAATGCTCTCTTTCGCAGGAAGATATGTATGCTCTTTCAAGCTTTTTTAACTTTCGGACAGCCCTCTCACTTGTGAATACATACTGATTTCCTAAATTTGTAGCTGCAAGACAATGTTTGCATTGTTCATCCGTTATTTCTCCGGCTATAAAAGAGTTGATTATCTGAAACATCCTGTTATCAGCAATTGGTGCAATTATATAATCGCAATTTCCAGCTTCATCTATTAATTTTTTTACTGTCGGATGTTCCCTATATTCATCAAGAGTGCCCCTAAAATATGCAATTGTGAGCATCCATTCCTGATCAACCTTATATCTTTTACATTTCAGATCAGATTCATCAAAATCAAAATAATAAACAGAAGAATGATCAAATCCTGAAGCAAAGGAAATTGCCTGAGCATAGGTCTCCCCGGCATAAAATCCCTGTCCAAAATCATTATTTGACCTGCTTCTGCTTATACTTATTCCCCCATCTATCTCACTTTTTGCTCCATGAAAAAGTAATTTATGTCCGGGCTTCATTTGCTCAAGCCACAGCATTTCTTTAAGTCTTCCAAGCTTTATATTGTTATTAAAAGCAAAATTGTAAACCTGCTCCAGAAGTTTCTCCGAAGCTGATGTTTTACCTGTCTCGTTTCTTGATATTGTCACCTGCTGTATGCCAAGTCTACTTGCAAATTCTGCCTGCGTTATATCAAGTATTTCGCGTATCGACTTTAAATCAGCCGCAAAATTATAGTCCATGTAATTATCACCTCTTCAAACTTATTTATATCATATTACTTAAACAAGTTCAAGGGTATCAATCACATTTTGCTTTCTCTCGTGGCATAGCCGGAAAATTTCAATATGCCGCCTGACGCATTCTGCCAGCTCCCAGAGAGTTCCTGCGATTCACTTACAAGAGCTTAAGTTTAGCCTGCTTTTTAAGAATGCTGCACCGTAACACACTATATTCTCATAGCCGTTCAACCCCTCGGCATACTTTTCCTTTATGATCTGCTGAACAGCTTCTTCACAGTCCTTTTCCATGTCAGCTTCTTTATCTGATTTCTTTGCCTCAATAATTATTGCCCGTCTGTTTTTCTTATCTTTAAGGAGAATATCAGGTCTCCCAAGGCCTTTTTCTTTATTGGAATCTACGCTGTATCCTCTCCCTACAAATACTCCTGTAAGAAAAGCATGATAATAATCTTCGTGATAATCGTTATAACTTATGGTTTCCCAAAGAAGATCCGAAATTATCTTACCGGCACGGTCTTCTTCTCTGTCCCACAATGCATTTAGAAGTTCTTTTACCGTATCAGCACTCACAGTATCCGTGAAGAAACGCACTACAGTATCTCTAAAAATTGATGAAATCTCTCTGTTTGGAATCTTTAATGAAACCGTTTCACCATCTTCGCTTGCGTCAGCTTTTGTGATATATCCTGTCATCAGAAGTACGCTCCACAGATTATCCTCAGTGGAATGAAGCGTATCATAGGTCAGTTCATCTGAAAACGTCTGCCTTATGTTCTCTCCATTGAGCAGTGTTTCGAATTTGTCAGATACATCAAAATCCGTGCGTTTTACAAAGGTCATAAGTATTCCGTTGTGGCTCGTATTTTTCCAATAATTCTTAGGCTTCGCATCTCTATGTTTGTTAAGAGCGGAAATATAGTTAATCACATCCCATGGACAGTATAACGAATTGTTTCCAAATATATATCCATCATACCATTCCTTAAAAGTATCGGCAGCCTCGGATCTGTCTGCCGCCTCAAGGATTTCTGCGACCTCCGCTTCCGTAAAACCAAAATACTGTGAAAAGTCTTCATCAAGTACAGAATAAGATACGAAATTATTTGTCTCGGTAAAAATACTTTCTTTTGCAATTCTCAGGCATCCTGTAACTACTGCAAACTTTAGAAATTCATTGTCTTTAAGTGATGTACTCATGATTCCTTTAATAACATCAAGCATTTTTGAATAATAGTGATTTTCGGCACTATCCTTTTCACTTGCTTTTGATAAAGGAACGTCATATTCATCAATTAAAAGAATTACCTTTTTTGCCGTATACTGAATAAAGCATTCTCATCAAAGTTTTTAAGGAATTTTGGACATCACTCTCAGTTCCCTTCTGTGCCTTTAAACGTGCGAACACATCCAAATCGTCCGGATCAGACACATCATTATTTATTATATAAGAAATTCCCTTACAAACATTCG is from Lachnospiraceae bacterium C1.1 and encodes:
- a CDS encoding metalloregulator ArsR/SmtB family transcription factor, giving the protein MDKNEKIKNENCFPCEDELYDLAELFHIFGDSTRIRILFTLLDREMIAGDIAEALGMTASAVSHQLRILKASRLVGCHRQGKEIIYFLADDHVKKILSIGIEHLEEK
- a CDS encoding ABC transporter substrate-binding protein is translated as MKRRVLGQIITAAALAAVSMTAAGCGSSASAVGSTDAAIVSEEGNSSEETASGSAGQTYKVGIVQYVDDASLNQIEKAIEAELDAKGAELGVTFDYADYTSNGQADATVLNQIAADLVADQVDIIIPIATPTALIMQTATEENQIPVVFSAVSDPVNAGLVESLDAPGANITGTSDALNTEAVMNLITTVNPDIKKIGLLYNNSEDASTTPIADAKAYCDANGIEYVEKTGTNNDEVIQAADSLVADKVEAVFTPTDNTIMTAELSIYEKFIDAGIPHYCGADSFALNGAFLGYGVNYEELGTATADMAADILVNGTDPASTAVKMLDNGIATVNSETAEALSLDYSGLSDKCEEVKEVTTAENFE
- a CDS encoding DUF3990 domain-containing protein, which translates into the protein MDYNFAADLKSIREILDITQAEFASRLGIQQVTISRNETGKTSASEKLLEQVYNFAFNNNIKLGRLKEMLWLEQMKPGHKLLFHGAKSEIDGGISISRSRSNNDFGQGFYAGETYAQAISFASGFDHSSVYYFDFDESDLKCKRYKVDQEWMLTIAYFRGTLDEYREHPTVKKLIDEAGNCDYIIAPIADNRMFQIINSFIAGEITDEQCKHCLAATNLGNQYVFTSERAVRKLKKLERAYISSCEREHYMNIRTEETKLGYDKVKLARRQYRGKGKYIDDILN
- a CDS encoding heavy metal translocating P-type ATPase, translating into MNKKQKKNLTRIIISTVLMIILHFLPLAGLPRFAAYLLPYLIVGYDVLIKAWKGVLKGHGMDECFLMAVATIGAFVLAVISSGDYTEAVAVMLFYQIGEFFQDYAVDKSRRNIADLMDIRPDYANIESDGKLTKVDPYEVEVGSTIVVLPGEKVPLDGIVSEGNSTLDTAALTGESIPKEVFPGDDIISGSINLNKVLKVTTTREFDESTASKIIELVEDSGSRKSKYEAFITKFARIYTPAVVYSAIALAVIPPLFQTFILHSPGQWSNFIYRALTFLVISCPCALVVSIPLSFFSGIGAASRCGILVKGSNFMEILSNTRYVAFDKTGTLTKGIFEVDGIHHSTMEDKKILRYAALVESASFHPIADSLKRAYGESLNLNEVSDIEEFSGKGITGIVDGHKIAVGNDKLMEYLNIKAIPCHHTGTIIHISSDGEYLGHIVISDQPKENSAEAVELLHRIGVKRTIMLTGDSKKIAEKIASELKIDSFVSQLLPADKVKEVEKLLSEKSSPSEVLAFVGDGINDAPVLARSDIGIAMGAIGSDAAIEAADIILMDDDPLKIPLAIKISKKCLSIVRENIVFSLGVKGLCLILGAFGIANLWLAVFADVGVMLLAVLNSVRALSVRK
- a CDS encoding cation transporter; translated protein: MKKNYKIEVDCANCAAKMEDAANKIPGIKNASVNFMALKMKVEFEDGADIDSVMQNVRESCKNIDDDFEIYL
- a CDS encoding AAA family ATPase, translated to MQYTAKKVILLIDEYDVPLSKASEKDSAENHYYSKMLDVIKGIMSTSLKDNEFLKFAVVTGCLRIAKESIFTETNNFVSYSVLDEDFSQYFGFTEAEVAEILEAADRSEAADTFKEWYDGYIFGNNSLYCPWDVINYISALNKHRDAKPKNYWKNTSHNGILMTFVKRTDFDVSDKFETLLNGENIRQTFSDELTYDTLHSTEDNLWSVLLMTGYITKADASEDGETVSLKIPNREISSIFRDTVVRFFTDTVSADTVKELLNALWDREEDRAGKIISDLLWETISYNDYHEDYYHAFLTGVFVGRGYSVDSNKEKGLGRPDILLKDKKNRRAIIIEAKKSDKEADMEKDCEEAVQQIIKEKYAEGLNGYENIVCYGAAFLKSRLNLSSCK
- a CDS encoding class I SAM-dependent methyltransferase, which translates into the protein MDITFGDIQETALIPLAIKASETVRKNARIRDSKAKEIIDTLGVDVSKYDPFLSHEGVVARTLMYRNELKRLIRLYPDAECINLGCGFDDKFSQVDNGRILWFDVDLPDQIEVRRKVYTDRDRCTMLSGSALDNTWTKSVPKRNMTIVIMEGVLEYFQKNQVKTCLNMLCDSFEHGYLLAELHSPFLEKHGKHHDAVKHTNAAFGWGTKTGAEYLELEPRMNLISETSYNDEMKKYSIRGKIFAIIGKNINNRLAVFKW
- a CDS encoding NifB/NifX family molybdenum-iron cluster-binding protein — its product is MPKLPKCRRICALPGQFGFSPSEHIDSSDAIILSFDEFETIRLLDNEGLTQSECAEKMGVARTTVTSVYENARRKVARMLVEGKSMVISGGNVEFNISQQDNFRCERKKGEKEMRVAVTYDNGEIFQHFGHTEKFKVYDINEDKIIHEEIVDTNGQGHGALAGFLLGGNVDVLICGGIGGGAQAALSEAGITLYGGVSGNADDAVNAYLEGKLEYNPDVKCNHHGEGHSCSGHHDENHSCGGHH
- a CDS encoding antitoxin, with the protein product MNSKAAKLFDNMSLLQSNLQDTDIFSLIDEEYGPSDYGSVKYTLNELYWIGYIYRYFAYTYDKTSVQVYKIIKPKELRGLFLPYHTMDPAQAIDRILEAKGLLNYSEDEERRQFVIFKRIREKKC